In Vibrio diazotrophicus, the following proteins share a genomic window:
- a CDS encoding FxsA family protein has protein sequence MFPILLILFIAVPIIEIGLFIQVGGMLGLWPTIALVLITAFVGASLVRSQGLQTLLTVQQRMQRGEMPAQQIVEGVMLAVAGVLLLTPGFMTDAMGMLVLLPAPRAMIAKYLMSKVVVSNLSGGFHSSHFERDPHRPHDSHQGQTFDGEFEKKDDDDDQNSNHRLH, from the coding sequence GTGTTTCCGATTTTACTAATTCTATTTATTGCTGTGCCTATTATCGAGATTGGCTTGTTTATTCAAGTCGGCGGTATGTTGGGCTTGTGGCCGACGATTGCTTTGGTTTTGATTACCGCGTTTGTCGGGGCTTCCTTAGTCAGAAGTCAAGGTTTGCAAACGCTGCTTACTGTTCAACAACGCATGCAACGCGGTGAAATGCCAGCACAGCAAATTGTTGAAGGTGTGATGCTTGCGGTTGCGGGTGTTTTACTTCTCACCCCAGGCTTTATGACAGATGCGATGGGTATGTTGGTTCTATTACCAGCGCCGCGTGCGATGATTGCTAAATACCTAATGAGCAAAGTGGTGGTGTCAAATCTGTCAGGTGGTTTTCATTCCAGCCATTTTGAGCGTGATCCTCACCGTCCGCATGATTCCCATCAGGGACAGACCTTTGATGGTGAATTCGAGAAAAAAGACGATGATGATGATCAGAATTCAAATCATCGCCTTCACTGA
- a CDS encoding tRNA (cytidine(34)-2'-O)-methyltransferase — protein MFDIALYEPEIAPNTGNIIRLSANCGANLHLIEPLGFDLEEKKVRRAGLDYHDLARVTRHKDYNAFLNYLAERGDYRIFACTTKTTGHHVDAKFQKGDVLLFGPETRGLPAEVIESLPMEQRIRIPMMPDARSLNLSNAVAIIAFEAWRQMGFEGAL, from the coding sequence ATGTTTGATATTGCTCTGTACGAGCCAGAAATCGCCCCTAACACAGGAAACATTATTCGTTTATCCGCAAACTGTGGTGCGAACCTTCATTTAATCGAACCGCTTGGCTTTGATTTAGAAGAAAAAAAAGTACGCCGCGCCGGTCTGGATTACCACGACTTAGCACGAGTGACTCGCCATAAAGACTATAACGCCTTTCTGAACTACCTAGCTGAGCGTGGCGACTACCGCATTTTCGCCTGTACTACCAAAACAACAGGGCATCATGTGGATGCCAAATTCCAAAAAGGTGATGTGCTGCTTTTCGGTCCTGAAACACGCGGCCTTCCAGCCGAAGTTATCGAGAGCTTACCGATGGAACAGCGCATCCGTATTCCAATGATGCCAGATGCGCGCAGCCTGAACCTGTCTAACGCTGTTGCCATTATTGCGTTTGAAGCGTGGCGACAAATGGGATTTGAAGGAGCGTTGTAA
- the cpxA gene encoding envelope stress sensor histidine kinase CpxA yields MRLPTFNNLYGRIFAIFWLTMFLVLLAVLAIPHLDPRKSRDLPPEMHQRIIVQKEMLEEHFRDETNLTRILMFLEGNGNRGFGPMKHNEDRDERPRFFVTDLDGNVLTARERPDFKYKALQNFATSIESIDKPQQRLYGRYMIAGPVPVVLAKRNLLLYVGFRWDLPPPLLLQLFDKPVQLLLAVMLVSTPLLLWLAWALSKPAQRLAQAAQRVARGQFEADPDLEKGTMEFRQAGRSFNQMVEAVNLMISGQQRLLSDISHELRSPLTRLRMANALATRKQGTSSELERIDTEAQRLEQMIGELLELSRMQTNSHLSSEEQPLRSLWEELLSDAQFEAEQMNKKLHFDDIPNVTISGNPKLLMSALENIVRNAIYYSKDNIVVHFSATDNQLTVSVEDDGDGVPDDELSQIFRPFYRVSTARDRHSGGTGLGLAITESAIRQHSGVIEASRSSLNGLKVQFTLPI; encoded by the coding sequence ATGCGTTTACCAACATTCAACAATCTCTATGGACGTATCTTTGCCATATTCTGGCTCACCATGTTTTTGGTGTTGCTGGCAGTATTGGCCATTCCCCATTTAGATCCACGAAAATCTCGCGACTTACCGCCAGAGATGCATCAACGCATCATCGTGCAGAAAGAGATGCTTGAAGAGCATTTTAGAGACGAAACCAATCTCACGCGTATTCTGATGTTCCTTGAGGGAAATGGAAACCGTGGTTTCGGGCCGATGAAGCATAATGAAGACCGAGATGAGCGACCACGTTTCTTTGTCACTGATTTAGACGGTAACGTGTTAACCGCTCGCGAGCGCCCAGATTTCAAATACAAGGCACTGCAAAACTTTGCGACCAGTATTGAATCCATCGATAAGCCGCAGCAACGCCTATATGGTCGATACATGATTGCTGGGCCTGTGCCTGTTGTTTTAGCCAAACGAAACCTGTTGCTCTATGTCGGTTTCCGCTGGGATCTACCACCACCTTTGTTACTTCAGTTGTTTGATAAACCAGTACAACTGCTGTTAGCCGTTATGTTAGTCAGTACTCCGCTTCTGTTATGGCTTGCCTGGGCACTGAGTAAGCCAGCACAACGTCTGGCACAAGCCGCTCAGCGCGTGGCGCGTGGACAATTTGAAGCAGACCCAGATCTTGAGAAAGGTACTATGGAGTTTCGTCAGGCTGGCCGTAGCTTCAACCAAATGGTTGAAGCCGTAAACCTAATGATCTCTGGCCAGCAGAGACTACTGTCTGATATCTCCCACGAGCTGCGTTCTCCACTTACCCGCTTACGTATGGCTAACGCACTGGCAACCCGCAAACAAGGTACCAGTAGCGAACTTGAGCGAATAGACACCGAAGCTCAGCGCTTAGAACAGATGATTGGTGAATTGCTCGAACTGTCGAGAATGCAGACGAATAGTCACCTGAGTAGTGAAGAGCAACCTCTGCGTAGCCTCTGGGAAGAATTGCTTAGCGATGCTCAGTTTGAAGCAGAGCAAATGAATAAAAAGCTGCATTTTGATGATATTCCTAATGTCACTATTTCTGGTAACCCAAAACTATTAATGAGTGCCTTAGAAAACATCGTTCGTAATGCTATTTATTACAGTAAAGACAACATCGTTGTGCACTTTTCTGCCACTGATAATCAGTTGACAGTATCGGTAGAAGATGACGGAGATGGCGTACCCGACGACGAGTTGTCGCAAATTTTTCGCCCGTTTTATCGCGTTTCAACAGCGAGAGACAGACACAGTGGCGGCACAGGTTTAGGTTTAGCCATCACCGAAAGTGCCATTCGCCAGCACAGTGGCGTGATTGAAGCTAGCCGCAGCTCACTCAATGGCTTAAAAGTTCAGTTCACCTTGCCAATCTAA
- a CDS encoding response regulator: MAHILLIDDDTELTGLLKEVLSYEGFDVSEANDGEAGLHAVNDSVDLILLDVMMPKLNGMETLKKIREKWQTPVLMLTAKGEEIDRVIGLELGADDYLPKPFSDRELLARIRAVLRRTQQHQNKHSDMIECQDIQVFPGKQEAYCQGELLDLTSTEFALLTHFVQNPGNTITKEDLSLDVLGKRLAAFDRAIDMHVSNLRKKLPERADGKARIKTLRGRGYLMVLED; encoded by the coding sequence ATGGCACACATCCTACTGATTGATGACGACACAGAATTAACCGGCTTGCTGAAAGAAGTTTTAAGCTATGAAGGGTTTGACGTATCCGAAGCTAACGATGGAGAAGCAGGGCTACACGCGGTCAATGACAGTGTCGATTTAATTTTGCTCGATGTCATGATGCCTAAGCTCAACGGCATGGAAACGCTGAAAAAAATACGCGAAAAATGGCAGACACCCGTGCTGATGCTCACCGCCAAAGGTGAAGAAATTGATCGCGTGATAGGTTTAGAACTGGGGGCTGATGACTATCTTCCAAAACCGTTTAGTGATCGAGAATTATTGGCAAGAATTCGTGCAGTACTGCGCCGTACTCAGCAACACCAAAACAAACATTCAGACATGATTGAATGCCAAGATATTCAGGTTTTTCCGGGTAAGCAAGAAGCTTACTGCCAAGGTGAACTGCTCGATCTCACGTCCACAGAGTTCGCCCTATTAACCCACTTTGTTCAAAACCCGGGCAACACCATCACCAAAGAAGATCTGAGTCTTGATGTACTGGGCAAAAGGTTAGCCGCTTTTGACCGCGCCATAGACATGCATGTTTCAAACCTTCGTAAAAAACTGCCTGAACGCGCAGATGGAAAAGCGAGAATCAAAACACTTCGAGGAAGAGGTTACCTAATGGTGTTGGAGGATTAA
- a CDS encoding CpxP family protein — MKLAKRMILAAIVLPITLGSAAVFAAGGGKGPGRDFGGDCGRGGMMNPEMFSQLNVTPEQKAKMAELRLKQRDAMHAQRSGKHSEMRALKQQERDLVMSSNFDEAAAKKLAEQMVQLRAEQRVAMMQHRNEMMNVLTADQKTKLASIQQDRMNECVLFGQGGPNGQGGKGGQGPRGQGMMRGGPQGQSMAPMMQ, encoded by the coding sequence ATGAAACTGGCAAAAAGAATGATCCTTGCAGCTATTGTTCTACCAATTACTTTAGGCTCAGCCGCTGTATTTGCAGCTGGTGGCGGTAAAGGTCCGGGTCGCGATTTTGGTGGTGACTGTGGACGTGGTGGCATGATGAACCCAGAAATGTTTTCTCAATTGAATGTCACTCCTGAGCAGAAAGCAAAAATGGCAGAGCTTCGCCTAAAACAACGTGATGCGATGCATGCACAACGCAGTGGCAAACACTCTGAAATGCGCGCTTTGAAACAGCAAGAACGCGATTTGGTGATGTCATCAAACTTCGATGAAGCCGCAGCGAAAAAACTGGCAGAACAAATGGTTCAACTTCGCGCAGAGCAGCGTGTGGCTATGATGCAGCACCGCAACGAGATGATGAACGTGTTAACTGCAGATCAAAAAACAAAACTGGCATCAATTCAACAAGACCGTATGAACGAATGTGTGTTGTTTGGACAAGGTGGTCCTAACGGTCAAGGTGGAAAAGGTGGTCAAGGTCCACGCGGCCAAGGCATGATGCGTGGAGGCCCTCAAGGCCAATCCATGGCACCTATGATGCAATAA
- the fieF gene encoding CDF family cation-efflux transporter FieF (FieF, a metal efflux transporter, is a member of the CDF (cation diffusion facilitator) family of transporters.) → MKKEYARLVTIAAWTATCVATLLLIIKVAAWWVTGSVSLLASLIDSMLDIAASVVNLVVLRYSLQPADREHAFGHGKAESLAALAQAMFISGSACFLILNGVDRFFRPHELQTPEYGIYVSLLAIIVTFGLVLFQRHVVKKTGSQAIAADSLHYQSDLYMNGAIMIALGLSWFGVTQADAVFAIGIGCFILFSAYKMVQEAIQTLLDRQLPEEEREQIRQISLSVEGVMGVHDLRTRMSGPVRFIQLHLELDDKMPLIEAHRIADVVDDKLCKAFPGADVLIHQDPYSLMFGPERKQKLQPW, encoded by the coding sequence ATGAAAAAGGAATACGCACGTTTAGTCACAATTGCTGCGTGGACAGCAACCTGTGTTGCTACCTTACTTTTGATCATTAAAGTTGCGGCTTGGTGGGTAACCGGGTCGGTCAGTTTACTGGCATCTCTCATCGACTCAATGTTGGATATCGCCGCTTCTGTGGTAAACCTTGTGGTGTTGCGCTATTCCCTTCAGCCGGCTGACAGAGAACATGCATTTGGTCATGGCAAGGCGGAATCGTTGGCTGCACTTGCTCAAGCTATGTTTATCTCCGGTTCTGCTTGTTTCCTCATTCTTAATGGTGTTGATCGCTTTTTCCGCCCGCATGAACTGCAAACTCCTGAGTACGGTATTTATGTCAGCTTATTGGCGATCATTGTGACCTTTGGTCTGGTGCTTTTTCAGCGTCATGTGGTTAAGAAGACAGGCAGTCAGGCAATTGCTGCGGATTCACTGCATTATCAGTCAGACTTATACATGAATGGCGCTATTATGATTGCATTAGGCCTAAGCTGGTTTGGTGTGACACAAGCAGATGCGGTGTTTGCAATTGGTATCGGCTGTTTTATCCTATTCAGTGCTTACAAAATGGTGCAAGAAGCCATTCAAACGTTACTCGATAGGCAACTTCCTGAAGAGGAAAGGGAACAGATACGTCAGATTTCTCTGTCTGTAGAAGGTGTTATGGGGGTTCATGATCTGCGAACTCGCATGTCAGGGCCAGTGAGATTTATTCAGCTACACTTAGAACTGGATGACAAGATGCCTTTGATTGAAGCGCATCGGATTGCAGACGTTGTCGATGACAAATTATGTAAGGCTTTTCCGGGGGCGGATGTCTTGATTCACCAAGATCCGTACTCGTTAATGTTTGGCCCTGAGAGGAAACAAAAACTTCAACCGTGGTAG
- the pfkA gene encoding 6-phosphofructokinase yields MIKKIGVLTSGGDAPGMNAAIRGVVRTALSAGIEVYGIYDGYHGLYEDRIKKLDRSSVSDVINRGGTFLGSARFPEFKEVAVREKAIENLNKHGIEALVVIGGDGSYMGAKKLTEMGYPCIGLPGTIDNDIAGTDYTIGYLTALNTVIESIDRLRDTSSSHQRISIVEIMGRHCGDLTLTSAIAGGCEYIITPETGLDMDSLISNIQDGIKKGKKHAIIALTELMVDANVLAKEIEKATKRETRATILGHIQRGGKPTAFDRVLASRMGNYAVHLLMEGHGGRCVGIQKEELVHHDIIDAIENMRRPVRTDLYKVAEELF; encoded by the coding sequence ATGATAAAAAAGATCGGTGTTTTGACTAGTGGTGGCGATGCTCCGGGTATGAACGCGGCAATTCGCGGTGTAGTACGTACAGCGTTAAGCGCAGGCATTGAAGTCTATGGTATCTATGACGGTTACCACGGTCTATATGAAGACCGCATTAAGAAACTTGACCGTTCAAGTGTTTCTGATGTAATCAACCGTGGTGGTACTTTCTTAGGTTCAGCTCGCTTCCCTGAGTTCAAAGAAGTCGCAGTACGTGAAAAAGCTATCGAAAACTTGAATAAGCACGGTATCGAAGCGCTCGTTGTTATCGGTGGTGATGGTTCGTACATGGGTGCTAAGAAACTGACTGAAATGGGTTACCCATGTATCGGTCTTCCGGGCACAATTGATAACGATATCGCAGGTACTGATTACACTATCGGTTACTTAACAGCACTTAATACTGTTATCGAATCTATTGACCGTCTACGTGATACTTCTTCATCTCACCAACGTATTTCTATCGTAGAAATCATGGGTCGTCATTGTGGTGATTTAACTCTGACATCTGCAATTGCGGGTGGTTGTGAGTACATCATTACTCCTGAAACAGGATTAGATATGGATAGCCTGATTTCAAACATTCAAGACGGCATCAAAAAAGGTAAGAAGCACGCAATCATTGCTCTTACTGAGTTGATGGTGGATGCAAATGTACTGGCGAAAGAGATCGAGAAAGCAACTAAGCGTGAAACTCGCGCAACAATTCTTGGTCACATCCAACGTGGTGGTAAACCAACAGCGTTTGACCGTGTATTGGCTTCTCGTATGGGTAACTACGCAGTTCACCTATTAATGGAAGGCCACGGTGGTCGTTGTGTTGGTATCCAAAAAGAAGAATTGGTTCACCATGACATCATCGATGCGATTGAAAACATGCGTCGTCCAGTTCGTACCGATCTTTACAAAGTGGCTGAAGAGTTATTCTAA